A genomic segment from Panthera tigris isolate Pti1 chromosome A1, P.tigris_Pti1_mat1.1, whole genome shotgun sequence encodes:
- the FLT4 gene encoding vascular endothelial growth factor receptor 3 isoform X1, which produces MQREAALCLRLWLCLGLLDGERGLASGYSMTPPTLNITEETYIIDSSDSLSISCRGQHPLEWAWPGAHETPATGEKDGEDTGVVRDCEGTDTRPYCKVLLLPEAHANNTGSYRCYYKYIKARIEGTTAASTYVFVRDLEQPFINKPDTLLVNRKDSMWVPCLVSIPGLNVTLRSQNSALRPDGQEVVWDDRRGMRVPTPLLRDALYLQCETTWGGQAFLSNPFLVHITGNELYDIQLFPKKSLELLVGEKLVLNCTVWAEFNSGVTFDWDYPGKQAERGKWVPERRSQQTHTELSSILTIHNVSQHDLGPYVCEANNGIQRFRESTEVIVHEKPFISVEWLKGPVLEATAGDELVKLPVKLAAYPPPEFQWYKDRKSVSGRHSPHALVLKEVTEASAGIYTLALWNSAAGLWRNISLELVVNVPPHIHEKEASSPSTYSRHSRQALTCTAYGVPPPLSVQWHWRPWTPCKTFTQRSLSRRQQRDHMPQCRDWREVTTQDAVNPIESLDTWTEFVEGKNKTVSKLVIQDANVSAMYKCMVFNKVGQDERLIYFYVTNIPDGFSIVSEPSEEPLEGQDVRLSCRADNYTYEHLRWYRLNLSTLHDAHGNPLLLDCKNVHLFATPLAASLEEAEPGARHATLSLTIPRVAPEHEGDYVCEVQDRRSHDKHCHKKYLSVQALEAPRLTQNLTDLLVNVSDSLEMRCPVAGAHVPSILWYKDERLLEEESGIYLADSNQKLSIQRVREEDAGRYLCSVCNAKGCVNSSASVAVEGSEDKGSMEIVILVGTGVIAVFFWVLLLLIFCNMRRPAHADIKTGYLSIIMDPGEVPLEEQCEYLSYDASQWEFPRERLHLGRVLGHGAFGKVVEASAFGINKGSSCDTVAVKMLKEGATASEHRALMSELKILIHIGNHLNVVNLLGACTKPNGPLMVIVEFCKYGNLSNFLRAKREAFNPYAEKSPEQRRRFRAMVEGAKADRRPGSSDRALLSRLLMGKGGAGRAPPVQEPRDLWLSPLTMEDLVCYSFQVARGMEFLASRKCIHRDLAARNILLSESDVVKICDFGLARDIYKDPDYVRKGSARLPLKWMAPESIFDKVYTTQSDVWSFGVLLWEIFSLGASPYPGVQINEEFCQRLKEGTRMRAPELATPAIRGIMLSCWSGDPKERPAFSELVEILGDLLQGRGRQEEEDCMAPCSSQSLEEGSFLQASTTALHITEADTEDSPPSLHRHSLAARYYNCVSFPGCLARGTQTQGSSRMKTFEEFPMTPTTYKASVDNQTDSGMVLASEEFEQLESRYRQESGLSSCKGPGRNVDVTRAHPDTQGRRRRPDRGARGGQVKPSQGSDQDPLEAGAALPGPPLPVPAPTAQSPLPPAGERPFSN; this is translated from the exons GTCTGGCAAGTGGCTACTCCATGACCCCTCCAACCCTAAACATCACGGAGGAGACATACATCATTGACTCCAGTGACAGCCTGTCCATCTCCTGCAG GGGGCAGCACCCCCTCGAGTGGGCCTGGCCAGGGGCTCACGAGACACCAGCCACGGGGGAGAAGGACGGTGAGGACACAGGGGTTGTTCGGGACTGCGAGGGCACGGACACCAGGCCCTACTGCAAGGTGCTGCTGCTGCCCGAGGCCCACGCCAACAACACGGGCAGCTACCGTTGCTACTACAAGTACATCAAAGCCCGCATAGAGGGTACCACCGCGGCCAGCACCTACGTGTTCGTGAGAG ACTTGGAGCAGCCGTTCATCAACAAGCCAGACACGCTTCTAGTCAACAGGAAGGATTCCATGTGGGTGCCCTGCCTGGTGTCCATCCCTGGCCTCAACGTCACTCTGCGATCG CAAAACTCAGCACTGCGGCCTGATGGGCAGGAGGTGGTGTGGGACGACCGCCGGGGTATGCGGGTGCCCACACCACTGCTGCGCGACGCCCTGTACCTGCAGTGTGAGACCACCTGGGGTGGCCAGGCCTTCCTGTCCAACCCGTTCCTCGTGCACATCACAG GCAACGAGCTCTATGACATCCAGCTGTTCCCCAAGAAGTCGCTGGAGCTGCTGGTTGGGGAGAAGCTGGTCCTGAACTGCACTGTGTGGGCCGAGTTCAACTCGGGTGTCACCTTTGACTGGGACTATCCAGGGAAGCAG GCAGAGCGGGGTAAGTGGGTGCCAGAGCGGCGCTCCCAGCAGACTCACACAGAGCTCTCCAGCATCCTGACCATCCACAACGTCAGCCAGCATGACCTGGGCCCGTATGTGTGCGAGGCCAACAACGGCATCCAGCGATTCCGAGAGAGCACTGAGGTCATTGTGCATG AAAAGCCCTTCATCAGCGTCGAGTGGCTCAAGGGTCCTGTCCTGGAGGCCACCGCAGGAGATGAGTTGGTGAAGCTGCCTGTGAAGCTAGCAGCGTACCCCCCGCCGGAGTTCCAATG GTACAAGGACAGAAAGTCAGTGTCCGGGCGCCATAGTCCACATGCCCTGGTGCTCAAGGAGGTGACGGAAGCCAGTGCAGGCATCTACACCCTCGCCCTGTGGAACTCTGCGGCCGGCCTGTGGCGCAACATCAGCCTGGAGCTGGTGGTGAACG TGCCCCCCCACATCCACGAGAAGGAGgcctcctcccccagcacctACTCCCGCCACAGCCGCCAGGCCCTCACCTGCACTGCCTATGGGGTGCCCCCTCCTCTCAGCGTCCAGTGGCACTGGAGGCCATGGACCCCCTGCAAGACCTTCACCCAGCGCAGCCT CAGCCGGCGGCAGCAGAGAGACCACATGCCACAGTGCCGTGACTGGAGAGAGGTGACCACACAGGATGCGGTAAACCCCATTGAAAGTCTGGACACCTGGACCGAATTTGTAGAGGGGAAGAATAAG ACGGTGAGCAAGCTGGTGATCCAGGATGCCAACGTGTCTGCCATGTACAAGTGCATGGTCTTCAACAAAGTGGGCCAGGACGAGCGGCTCATCTACTTCTACGTGACCA acATCCCTGACGGCTTCAGCATAGTATCCGAGCCATCCGAAGAACCCCTAGAGGGCCAAGACGTGCGCCTGAGCTGCCGGGCGGACAACTACACCTACGAGCATCTGCGTTGGTACCGCCTCAACCTGTCCACGCTGCACGATGCGCACGGGAACCCACTGCTGCTCGACTGCAAGAACGTGCACCTCTTCGCTACGCCGCTGGCAGCCAGCCTGGAGGAGGCGGAGCCAGGGGCGCGCCACGCCACACTCAGCCTGACCATCCCCCGCGTGGCTCCAGAGCACGAAGGCGACTACGTATGCGAGGTGCAGGACCGTCGCAGCCACGACAAGCACTGCCACAAGAAGTACCTGTCAGTGCAGG ccctggAAGCCCCGCGGCTCACACAGAACTTGACCGATCTCCTGGTGAATGTGAGCGACTCTCTGGAGATGCGGTGCCCCGTGGCAGGGGCGCATGTGCCCAGCATCTTGTGGTACAAAGACGAGAGGCTACTGGAGGAAGAGTCCG GAATCTACCTGGCAGACTCCAACCAGAAACTGAGCATACAGCGCGTGCGTGAGGAAGACGCGGGACGCTATCTGTGCAGCGTGTGCAACGCCAAGGGCTGCGTCAATTCCTCCGCCAGCGTGGCCGTGGAAG GCTCCGAAGATAAAGGCAGCATGGAGATCGTGATCCTTGTCGGCACCGGGGTCATCGCTGTCTTCTTCtgggtcctcctcctcctcatcttctgtAACATGAGGAGG ccagcccATGCAGACATCAAGACAGGCTACCTGTCCATCATCATGGACCCTGGGGAGGTGCCTCTGGAGGAGCAGTGTGAATACCTGTCCTATGATGCCAGCCAATGGGAGTTCCCCCGGGAGCGGCTGCACCTCG ggAGAGTTCTTGGCCATGGGGCCTTCGGGAAGGTGGTGGAAGCCTCGGCTTTTGGAATCAACAAGGGCAGCAGCTGTGACACTGTGGCAGTGAAAATGCTGAAAG AGGGCGCCACAGCTAGCGAGCACCGAGCCTTGATGTCGGAGCTCAAGATCCTAATCCACATTGGCAACCACCTCAACGTGGTCAACCTCCTGGGGGCGTGCACCAAGCCCAATG GCCCCCTCATGGTTATCGTGGAGTTCTGCAAGTACGGCAATCTCTCCAACTTCTTGCGTGCCAAGCGGGAGGCCTTCAACCCCTATGCT GAGAAGTCCCCTGAGCAGCGAAGGCGCTTCCGCGCCATGGTGGAAGGCGCCAAGGCTGACCGGAGGCCAGGAAGCAGCGACAGGGCCCTCCTCTCCAGGCTCCTGATGGGCAAGGGCGGGGCAGGACGGGCCCCTCCGGTCCAAGAAC CCCGGGACCTGTGGCTGAGCCCACTGACCATGGAAGACCTTGTCTGCTACAGCTTCCAGGTGGCCCGAGGGATGGAGTTCCTCGCTTCACGCAAG TGTATTCACAGAGACCTGGCTGCTCGGAACATCTTGCTGTCAGAAAGTGATGTGGTGAAGATCTGTGACTTTGGCCTGGCCCGcgacatctacaaagaccctgaCTACGTGCGCAAGGGCAGC GCCCGGCTGCCTCTGAAGTGGATGGCCCCTGAGAGCATCTTTGACAAAGTGTACACCACGCAGAGTGACGTGTGGTCCTTTGGGGTGCTGCTCTGGGAGATCTTCTCCTTGG GGGCCTCCCCCTACCCTGGGGTGCAGATCAACGAGGAGTTCTGTCAGCGGCTAAAAGAGGGCACGCGGATGAGAGCCCCAGAGCTGGCCACTCCCGCCAT ACGTGGCATCATGCTGAGCTGCTGGTCAGGAGACCCCAAAGAGAGGCCTGCGTTCTCGGAGCTGGTGGAGATCCTGGGGGACCTGCTCCAGGGCAGGGGCCGACAA gaggaggaggactgCATGGCTCCCTGCAGCTCTCAGAGCTTGGAAGAAGGAAGTTTCTTGCAGGCGTCCACCACGGCCCTGCACATCACCGAGGCCGACACCGAGGACAGCCCGCCAAGCCTGCACCGGCACAGCCTGGCGGCCAG ATACTACAACTGTGTGTCCTTTCCTGGGTGCCTGGCCAGAGGGACTCAGACCCAGGGCTCCTCCAGGATGAAAACATTCGAAGAATTTCCCATGACCCCAACAACCTACAAGGCCTCCGTG GATAACCAAACGGACAGTGGGATGGTGCTAGCCTCCGAGGAGTTTGAGCAGCTGGAGAGCAGGTACAGACAAGAAAGCGGGCTCAG
- the FLT4 gene encoding vascular endothelial growth factor receptor 3 isoform X2 — MQREAALCLRLWLCLGLLDGERGLASGYSMTPPTLNITEETYIIDSSDSLSISCRGQHPLEWAWPGAHETPATGEKDGEDTGVVRDCEGTDTRPYCKVLLLPEAHANNTGSYRCYYKYIKARIEGTTAASTYVFVRDLEQPFINKPDTLLVNRKDSMWVPCLVSIPGLNVTLRSQNSALRPDGQEVVWDDRRGMRVPTPLLRDALYLQCETTWGGQAFLSNPFLVHITGNELYDIQLFPKKSLELLVGEKLVLNCTVWAEFNSGVTFDWDYPGKQAERGKWVPERRSQQTHTELSSILTIHNVSQHDLGPYVCEANNGIQRFRESTEVIVHEKPFISVEWLKGPVLEATAGDELVKLPVKLAAYPPPEFQWYKDRKSVSGRHSPHALVLKEVTEASAGIYTLALWNSAAGLWRNISLELVVNVPPHIHEKEASSPSTYSRHSRQALTCTAYGVPPPLSVQWHWRPWTPCKTFTQRSLSRRQQRDHMPQCRDWREVTTQDAVNPIESLDTWTEFVEGKNKTVSKLVIQDANVSAMYKCMVFNKVGQDERLIYFYVTNIPDGFSIVSEPSEEPLEGQDVRLSCRADNYTYEHLRWYRLNLSTLHDAHGNPLLLDCKNVHLFATPLAASLEEAEPGARHATLSLTIPRVAPEHEGDYVCEVQDRRSHDKHCHKKYLSVQALEAPRLTQNLTDLLVNVSDSLEMRCPVAGAHVPSILWYKDERLLEEESGIYLADSNQKLSIQRVREEDAGRYLCSVCNAKGCVNSSASVAVEGSEDKGSMEIVILVGTGVIAVFFWVLLLLIFCNMRRPAHADIKTGYLSIIMDPGEVPLEEQCEYLSYDASQWEFPRERLHLGRVLGHGAFGKVVEASAFGINKGSSCDTVAVKMLKEGATASEHRALMSELKILIHIGNHLNVVNLLGACTKPNGPLMVIVEFCKYGNLSNFLRAKREAFNPYAEKSPEQRRRFRAMVEGAKADRRPGSSDRALLSRLLMGKGGAGRAPPVQEPRDLWLSPLTMEDLVCYSFQVARGMEFLASRKCIHRDLAARNILLSESDVVKICDFGLARDIYKDPDYVRKGSARLPLKWMAPESIFDKVYTTQSDVWSFGVLLWEIFSLGASPYPGVQINEEFCQRLKEGTRMRAPELATPAIRGIMLSCWSGDPKERPAFSELVEILGDLLQGRGRQEEEDCMAPCSSQSLEEGSFLQASTTALHITEADTEDSPPSLHRHSLAARYYNCVSFPGCLARGTQTQGSSRMKTFEEFPMTPTTYKASVDNQTDSGMVLASEEFEQLESRYRQESGLSCKGPGRNVDVTRAHPDTQGRRRRPDRGARGGQVKPSQGSDQDPLEAGAALPGPPLPVPAPTAQSPLPPAGERPFSN, encoded by the exons GTCTGGCAAGTGGCTACTCCATGACCCCTCCAACCCTAAACATCACGGAGGAGACATACATCATTGACTCCAGTGACAGCCTGTCCATCTCCTGCAG GGGGCAGCACCCCCTCGAGTGGGCCTGGCCAGGGGCTCACGAGACACCAGCCACGGGGGAGAAGGACGGTGAGGACACAGGGGTTGTTCGGGACTGCGAGGGCACGGACACCAGGCCCTACTGCAAGGTGCTGCTGCTGCCCGAGGCCCACGCCAACAACACGGGCAGCTACCGTTGCTACTACAAGTACATCAAAGCCCGCATAGAGGGTACCACCGCGGCCAGCACCTACGTGTTCGTGAGAG ACTTGGAGCAGCCGTTCATCAACAAGCCAGACACGCTTCTAGTCAACAGGAAGGATTCCATGTGGGTGCCCTGCCTGGTGTCCATCCCTGGCCTCAACGTCACTCTGCGATCG CAAAACTCAGCACTGCGGCCTGATGGGCAGGAGGTGGTGTGGGACGACCGCCGGGGTATGCGGGTGCCCACACCACTGCTGCGCGACGCCCTGTACCTGCAGTGTGAGACCACCTGGGGTGGCCAGGCCTTCCTGTCCAACCCGTTCCTCGTGCACATCACAG GCAACGAGCTCTATGACATCCAGCTGTTCCCCAAGAAGTCGCTGGAGCTGCTGGTTGGGGAGAAGCTGGTCCTGAACTGCACTGTGTGGGCCGAGTTCAACTCGGGTGTCACCTTTGACTGGGACTATCCAGGGAAGCAG GCAGAGCGGGGTAAGTGGGTGCCAGAGCGGCGCTCCCAGCAGACTCACACAGAGCTCTCCAGCATCCTGACCATCCACAACGTCAGCCAGCATGACCTGGGCCCGTATGTGTGCGAGGCCAACAACGGCATCCAGCGATTCCGAGAGAGCACTGAGGTCATTGTGCATG AAAAGCCCTTCATCAGCGTCGAGTGGCTCAAGGGTCCTGTCCTGGAGGCCACCGCAGGAGATGAGTTGGTGAAGCTGCCTGTGAAGCTAGCAGCGTACCCCCCGCCGGAGTTCCAATG GTACAAGGACAGAAAGTCAGTGTCCGGGCGCCATAGTCCACATGCCCTGGTGCTCAAGGAGGTGACGGAAGCCAGTGCAGGCATCTACACCCTCGCCCTGTGGAACTCTGCGGCCGGCCTGTGGCGCAACATCAGCCTGGAGCTGGTGGTGAACG TGCCCCCCCACATCCACGAGAAGGAGgcctcctcccccagcacctACTCCCGCCACAGCCGCCAGGCCCTCACCTGCACTGCCTATGGGGTGCCCCCTCCTCTCAGCGTCCAGTGGCACTGGAGGCCATGGACCCCCTGCAAGACCTTCACCCAGCGCAGCCT CAGCCGGCGGCAGCAGAGAGACCACATGCCACAGTGCCGTGACTGGAGAGAGGTGACCACACAGGATGCGGTAAACCCCATTGAAAGTCTGGACACCTGGACCGAATTTGTAGAGGGGAAGAATAAG ACGGTGAGCAAGCTGGTGATCCAGGATGCCAACGTGTCTGCCATGTACAAGTGCATGGTCTTCAACAAAGTGGGCCAGGACGAGCGGCTCATCTACTTCTACGTGACCA acATCCCTGACGGCTTCAGCATAGTATCCGAGCCATCCGAAGAACCCCTAGAGGGCCAAGACGTGCGCCTGAGCTGCCGGGCGGACAACTACACCTACGAGCATCTGCGTTGGTACCGCCTCAACCTGTCCACGCTGCACGATGCGCACGGGAACCCACTGCTGCTCGACTGCAAGAACGTGCACCTCTTCGCTACGCCGCTGGCAGCCAGCCTGGAGGAGGCGGAGCCAGGGGCGCGCCACGCCACACTCAGCCTGACCATCCCCCGCGTGGCTCCAGAGCACGAAGGCGACTACGTATGCGAGGTGCAGGACCGTCGCAGCCACGACAAGCACTGCCACAAGAAGTACCTGTCAGTGCAGG ccctggAAGCCCCGCGGCTCACACAGAACTTGACCGATCTCCTGGTGAATGTGAGCGACTCTCTGGAGATGCGGTGCCCCGTGGCAGGGGCGCATGTGCCCAGCATCTTGTGGTACAAAGACGAGAGGCTACTGGAGGAAGAGTCCG GAATCTACCTGGCAGACTCCAACCAGAAACTGAGCATACAGCGCGTGCGTGAGGAAGACGCGGGACGCTATCTGTGCAGCGTGTGCAACGCCAAGGGCTGCGTCAATTCCTCCGCCAGCGTGGCCGTGGAAG GCTCCGAAGATAAAGGCAGCATGGAGATCGTGATCCTTGTCGGCACCGGGGTCATCGCTGTCTTCTTCtgggtcctcctcctcctcatcttctgtAACATGAGGAGG ccagcccATGCAGACATCAAGACAGGCTACCTGTCCATCATCATGGACCCTGGGGAGGTGCCTCTGGAGGAGCAGTGTGAATACCTGTCCTATGATGCCAGCCAATGGGAGTTCCCCCGGGAGCGGCTGCACCTCG ggAGAGTTCTTGGCCATGGGGCCTTCGGGAAGGTGGTGGAAGCCTCGGCTTTTGGAATCAACAAGGGCAGCAGCTGTGACACTGTGGCAGTGAAAATGCTGAAAG AGGGCGCCACAGCTAGCGAGCACCGAGCCTTGATGTCGGAGCTCAAGATCCTAATCCACATTGGCAACCACCTCAACGTGGTCAACCTCCTGGGGGCGTGCACCAAGCCCAATG GCCCCCTCATGGTTATCGTGGAGTTCTGCAAGTACGGCAATCTCTCCAACTTCTTGCGTGCCAAGCGGGAGGCCTTCAACCCCTATGCT GAGAAGTCCCCTGAGCAGCGAAGGCGCTTCCGCGCCATGGTGGAAGGCGCCAAGGCTGACCGGAGGCCAGGAAGCAGCGACAGGGCCCTCCTCTCCAGGCTCCTGATGGGCAAGGGCGGGGCAGGACGGGCCCCTCCGGTCCAAGAAC CCCGGGACCTGTGGCTGAGCCCACTGACCATGGAAGACCTTGTCTGCTACAGCTTCCAGGTGGCCCGAGGGATGGAGTTCCTCGCTTCACGCAAG TGTATTCACAGAGACCTGGCTGCTCGGAACATCTTGCTGTCAGAAAGTGATGTGGTGAAGATCTGTGACTTTGGCCTGGCCCGcgacatctacaaagaccctgaCTACGTGCGCAAGGGCAGC GCCCGGCTGCCTCTGAAGTGGATGGCCCCTGAGAGCATCTTTGACAAAGTGTACACCACGCAGAGTGACGTGTGGTCCTTTGGGGTGCTGCTCTGGGAGATCTTCTCCTTGG GGGCCTCCCCCTACCCTGGGGTGCAGATCAACGAGGAGTTCTGTCAGCGGCTAAAAGAGGGCACGCGGATGAGAGCCCCAGAGCTGGCCACTCCCGCCAT ACGTGGCATCATGCTGAGCTGCTGGTCAGGAGACCCCAAAGAGAGGCCTGCGTTCTCGGAGCTGGTGGAGATCCTGGGGGACCTGCTCCAGGGCAGGGGCCGACAA gaggaggaggactgCATGGCTCCCTGCAGCTCTCAGAGCTTGGAAGAAGGAAGTTTCTTGCAGGCGTCCACCACGGCCCTGCACATCACCGAGGCCGACACCGAGGACAGCCCGCCAAGCCTGCACCGGCACAGCCTGGCGGCCAG ATACTACAACTGTGTGTCCTTTCCTGGGTGCCTGGCCAGAGGGACTCAGACCCAGGGCTCCTCCAGGATGAAAACATTCGAAGAATTTCCCATGACCCCAACAACCTACAAGGCCTCCGTG GATAACCAAACGGACAGTGGGATGGTGCTAGCCTCCGAGGAGTTTGAGCAGCTGGAGAGCAGGTACAGACAAGAAAGCGGGCTCAG